A window from Drosophila nasuta strain 15112-1781.00 chromosome 3, ASM2355853v1, whole genome shotgun sequence encodes these proteins:
- the LOC132792184 gene encoding uncharacterized protein LOC132792184: MALIYYDKTIKTFYELILSGLKETSRPTSIHELVNYVTVKTDFPGSVCYQVIRKALDKGLACKTIRQLGDLYMAIPSNIEITSSMLKHLNR, encoded by the coding sequence ATGGCTTTAATATATTACGACAAAactattaaaactttttatgAACTTATATTAAGTGGCTTGAAAGAGACATCAAGGCCTACATCTATTCATGAATTGGTAAATTATGTTACTGTTAAAACCGACTTTCCAGGTAGCGTATGCTATCAAGTAATCAGAAAAGCCTTAGATAAAGGCCTGGCTTGCAAAACTATACGACAACTTGGTGATCTCTACATGGCCATTCCCTCGAATATTGAAATCACGTCGAGCATGTTAAAACACTTGAATCGCTAA